The following are from one region of the Actinomyces sp. oral taxon 897 genome:
- a CDS encoding ribosomal protein bL36, with translation MKVRASIRSLARQPGSTVVRRRGHTYVINRRNPRFKARQG, from the coding sequence ATGAAAGTCCGCGCCTCAATCCGGTCCCTGGCCAGGCAGCCCGGCTCCACAGTGGTGCGCCGCCGCGGCCACACCTACGTCATTAACAGGAGGAACCCCCGGTTCAAGGCCCGCCAGGGCTGA
- a CDS encoding N-acetylglucosamine-6-phosphate deacetylase, translating into MSSVATTALRGRVVTPHEILDDGLVVVTDRHIAWVGRAQDARGAGFGRALETASPAPEGGYLLPGLVDVHCHGGGGESFPNAETAEQAMTAVLEHRRHGTTSLVASCVTASGEVLRERTRVLADLCEAGELAGIHFEGPFVSVERCGAQDPTYIVDPDAALTRELIELGRGHVATMTIAPEKPGVTGDDGVVAALIDGGALPSFGHTDSDAAPVRAALADAAARIAARQEAGLPVRSPRSTATHLFNGMRPMHHRTPGPVPEFLAAARRGECVVEMIGDGVHLDPAIVLDMFETLGRDDVVLITDAMAAAGMPDGDYVLGSQPVTVTHGVARLTQGGSIAGGTAHLLDVVRTTWRNGVGLVDAVYAASVQGARILGDPSIGALLPGLWGDVVVTDADLAPVRVLRRGQDVDLTSPAA; encoded by the coding sequence ATGAGCAGCGTTGCCACGACCGCCTTGCGCGGACGAGTCGTCACCCCCCACGAGATCCTTGACGACGGACTGGTCGTCGTCACCGACCGTCATATTGCCTGGGTCGGCCGGGCCCAGGATGCCCGGGGCGCCGGGTTCGGCCGGGCCCTGGAGACCGCCTCCCCCGCCCCCGAGGGCGGCTACCTCCTGCCGGGCCTGGTGGACGTCCACTGCCACGGCGGCGGCGGGGAGTCCTTCCCCAATGCCGAGACCGCCGAGCAGGCCATGACCGCCGTCCTGGAGCACCGCCGCCACGGCACCACCAGCCTGGTGGCCTCCTGCGTCACCGCCAGCGGCGAGGTGCTGCGCGAGCGCACGCGGGTGCTGGCGGACCTGTGCGAGGCCGGGGAGCTGGCGGGCATCCACTTCGAGGGCCCCTTTGTCTCGGTGGAGCGCTGCGGCGCCCAGGACCCCACCTACATTGTCGACCCCGACGCGGCCCTGACCCGCGAGCTCATTGAGCTGGGGCGCGGGCACGTGGCCACCATGACCATCGCCCCGGAGAAGCCGGGCGTCACCGGTGACGACGGCGTCGTGGCCGCGCTGATCGACGGAGGAGCCCTGCCCTCCTTCGGGCACACCGACTCCGACGCCGCCCCCGTGCGCGCCGCCCTGGCCGACGCCGCCGCGCGTATTGCCGCCCGCCAGGAGGCGGGTCTGCCGGTGCGCTCGCCCCGCTCCACGGCCACCCACCTGTTCAACGGCATGCGCCCCATGCACCACCGCACCCCCGGCCCGGTGCCGGAGTTCCTGGCGGCGGCCCGGCGCGGGGAGTGCGTGGTGGAGATGATCGGCGACGGCGTCCACCTGGACCCCGCCATCGTCCTGGACATGTTCGAGACCCTGGGGCGGGACGACGTCGTCCTCATTACCGACGCCATGGCCGCGGCCGGCATGCCCGACGGCGACTACGTCCTGGGCTCCCAGCCGGTCACCGTCACGCACGGGGTGGCGCGGCTGACCCAGGGCGGCTCGATCGCCGGGGGCACCGCCCACCTCCTGGACGTGGTCCGTACCACCTGGAGGAACGGGGTGGGCCTGGTCGACGCCGTCTACGCGGCCAGCGTCCAGGGCGCGAGGATCCTGGGCGACCCCAGCATTGGCGCCCTCCTGCCGGGCCTGTGGGGCGACGTGGTGGTCACCGACGCCGACCTGGCCCCGGTGCGGGTCCTGCGACGCGGGCAGGACGTGGACCTGACCAGCCCGGCGGCCTGA
- the rpmB gene encoding 50S ribosomal protein L28, with translation MTTYCQVTGKRPVFGKSVSHSHRRVSRRWNPNLQSKRYWVPSLGRTVRLTVSTQGIRIIDAKGIDVVVAQMLARGERI, from the coding sequence ATGACCACGTACTGCCAAGTCACGGGCAAGCGCCCGGTGTTCGGGAAGAGCGTCTCCCACTCCCACCGCCGGGTGAGTCGACGCTGGAACCCCAACCTCCAGTCCAAGCGCTACTGGGTCCCCTCGCTGGGCCGGACGGTCCGCCTGACGGTGAGCACCCAGGGCATCAGGATCATTGACGCCAAGGGCATCGACGTCGTCGTGGCCCAGATGCTGGCACGTGGGGAGAGGATCTAG
- a CDS encoding type B 50S ribosomal protein L31, whose translation MKPGIHPDYHPVVFRDKSANFAFLTRSTMTSSQTIQWEDGRTYPVVDVDVSSASHPFWTGQGRILDTAGRVEKFERRYGKRRR comes from the coding sequence ATGAAACCCGGTATCCACCCCGACTACCATCCTGTCGTCTTTCGCGACAAGAGCGCGAACTTCGCCTTCCTGACCCGCTCCACCATGACCTCCTCCCAGACCATCCAGTGGGAGGACGGCAGGACCTACCCGGTGGTGGACGTGGACGTCTCCAGCGCCTCCCACCCCTTCTGGACCGGACAGGGCCGCATCCTGGACACCGCCGGGCGGGTGGAGAAGTTCGAGCGCCGCTACGGGAAGCGCAGGCGCTGA
- the rpmG gene encoding 50S ribosomal protein L33: MATKSKDLRPVIRLVSTAGTGHTYVTRKNRRNTPERLVLRKFDPVVRRHVEYKETR; this comes from the coding sequence GTGGCCACCAAGTCCAAGGACCTGCGCCCCGTGATCAGGCTGGTCTCCACCGCCGGCACCGGCCACACCTACGTGACCCGCAAGAACCGCCGCAACACCCCCGAGCGCCTGGTCCTGCGCAAGTTCGACCCGGTCGTACGCCGCCACGTGGAGTACAAGGAGACCCGCTAA
- the nucS gene encoding endonuclease NucS has product MRVVIASCSVDYSGRLDAHLPRATRLIMIKADGSVLVHSDGGSYKPLNWMSPPAHMTETQPDADDVRAGVRACWEVSAARTDDRLVIRLYEILSDVSYDLGVDPGLTKDGVEAHLQELLAEQIELLGPGYRLVRREFPTAIGPVDIMAKDPSGGSVAVEIKRVGGIDGVEQLTRYLELLGRDPLLAPVQGVFAAQTLRPQARVLAQDRGIRCVVLDYDAMRGMDDPSSRLF; this is encoded by the coding sequence GTGCGTGTCGTCATTGCCTCCTGCTCCGTGGACTACTCCGGGCGCCTGGACGCCCACCTGCCCCGGGCCACCCGCCTCATTATGATCAAGGCGGACGGCTCCGTCCTGGTCCACTCCGACGGCGGCTCCTACAAGCCCCTGAACTGGATGAGCCCGCCCGCGCACATGACCGAGACGCAGCCCGACGCCGACGACGTCAGGGCGGGGGTGAGGGCGTGCTGGGAGGTGAGCGCCGCCAGGACCGACGACCGCCTGGTCATCCGCCTCTACGAGATCCTCTCCGACGTCAGCTACGACCTGGGCGTGGACCCGGGGCTGACCAAGGACGGGGTGGAGGCCCACCTCCAGGAGCTCCTGGCCGAGCAGATCGAGCTCCTGGGGCCCGGGTACCGCCTGGTGCGTCGGGAGTTCCCCACCGCCATCGGGCCGGTGGACATTATGGCCAAGGACCCCTCGGGCGGGAGCGTGGCGGTGGAGATCAAGCGCGTGGGCGGCATCGACGGCGTCGAGCAGCTGACCCGCTACCTGGAGCTGCTGGGCCGCGACCCCCTGCTGGCGCCCGTCCAGGGGGTCTTCGCGGCCCAGACCCTGAGACCGCAGGCGCGCGTCCTGGCCCAGGACCGGGGCATCCGCTGCGTGGTGCTGGACTACGACGCCATGCGGGGCATGGACGACCCTAGCTCCCGCCTCTTCTGA
- a CDS encoding F0F1 ATP synthase subunit epsilon yields the protein MSAVALSVQIVSRSKGVAWSGEVSQVSVPLVDGELGVLPGRAPIVAILGTGRVRLTPLEGEAVAVPVRGGFCSVDHDTVTVAADEAGDEAMAPEPSPASGTEPASGEAY from the coding sequence GTGAGCGCCGTGGCCCTGAGCGTCCAGATCGTCTCCCGGTCCAAGGGCGTGGCCTGGAGCGGGGAGGTCTCGCAGGTCTCCGTGCCCCTGGTCGACGGCGAGCTCGGGGTGCTGCCCGGGCGCGCCCCCATTGTGGCTATCCTGGGCACCGGGCGGGTCCGCCTGACCCCGCTGGAGGGTGAGGCGGTCGCCGTCCCTGTCCGGGGAGGCTTCTGCTCGGTGGACCACGACACGGTCACGGTGGCGGCGGACGAGGCCGGTGACGAGGCGATGGCCCCCGAGCCGTCCCCGGCATCGGGAACGGAACCGGCCTCAGGCGAGGCCTACTGA
- a CDS encoding DUF2550 family protein, with protein sequence MSSQAWLGTVLALALLVLLALLFVVRLRSVAGRLGSFECAWRPSHTTRWSSGVAMFTNDALRWYRLMSLAPSPARIWARGYLEMGPARRRGAGSKVVEVPCTSGDVVFELAMHEDSHSALVAWLESTAPR encoded by the coding sequence ATGAGCAGTCAGGCGTGGTTGGGTACGGTCCTCGCCCTCGCCCTGCTGGTGCTGCTCGCCCTGCTCTTCGTCGTCCGCCTGCGCTCGGTGGCCGGGCGGCTGGGCTCCTTTGAGTGCGCCTGGAGACCGTCCCACACCACCCGCTGGAGCAGCGGGGTCGCCATGTTCACCAATGACGCCCTGCGCTGGTACCGGCTCATGTCGCTGGCGCCGTCCCCGGCGCGCATATGGGCGCGCGGCTACCTGGAGATGGGCCCGGCCAGGCGCCGGGGGGCCGGTTCCAAGGTCGTGGAGGTGCCCTGTACCTCGGGGGACGTCGTCTTCGAGCTGGCCATGCACGAGGACTCCCACTCCGCCCTGGTGGCCTGGCTGGAGTCCACGGCACCCAGGTAG
- a CDS encoding winged helix DNA-binding domain-containing protein, whose protein sequence is MSLARILAQGLVAATTAPTPVEAVRRQLAVQGQQVSAVPHALVARCAGAGGSDVEAAFEAGELVRSWPMRGTVHVTTAADHHWLRATLMHRSDAWTRRTEAELGMDEALCTRAAQVALELLAEHGPLPRAVLLQAWGQAGLMGSAEERDVISYRRRHLLVRLQREGVLVQGPRRGNEHLVVDARSLPDADHGPAGADVRHGGAGHRAACAEIARRYALGHGPVSVADLARWTGLPRSQAAQALEDAVELTSSAAYTTDTASGQVPVVRVDTALRPLPAVTGRRPAPGTCYARADLPDLLAAHRRSAQATLFLPSFDELHVGYQDRTCLTDAAGERLICPASNGMFRPLLVDRGRLVAVAPVAQGLTWLGGSPPSARVERDVARALERVRRRLAA, encoded by the coding sequence ATGAGCCTGGCCCGCATACTGGCCCAGGGGCTGGTGGCCGCCACCACCGCCCCCACCCCCGTCGAGGCGGTGCGCCGCCAGCTCGCCGTCCAGGGCCAGCAGGTCTCCGCCGTGCCCCACGCCCTGGTGGCGCGCTGCGCGGGCGCGGGCGGCAGCGACGTCGAGGCGGCCTTTGAGGCCGGTGAGCTGGTGCGGTCCTGGCCCATGCGCGGCACCGTCCACGTCACCACCGCCGCCGACCACCACTGGCTGCGTGCCACCCTCATGCACCGCAGCGACGCCTGGACCAGGCGCACCGAGGCCGAGCTCGGCATGGACGAGGCCCTGTGCACCCGGGCCGCGCAGGTCGCCCTGGAGCTCCTGGCCGAGCACGGGCCGCTGCCGCGCGCGGTGCTGCTCCAGGCCTGGGGCCAGGCCGGGCTCATGGGGTCCGCCGAGGAGCGGGACGTCATCTCCTACCGACGCCGCCACCTGCTGGTACGTCTTCAGCGTGAGGGCGTCCTGGTCCAGGGCCCCAGGCGCGGTAACGAGCACCTGGTGGTGGACGCCCGCTCCCTGCCCGACGCCGACCACGGTCCCGCGGGTGCGGACGTGCGTCACGGGGGCGCCGGGCACCGTGCCGCCTGCGCCGAGATCGCCCGCCGCTACGCCCTCGGGCACGGGCCGGTCAGCGTCGCCGACCTGGCCCGGTGGACCGGCCTGCCCCGCTCGCAGGCCGCCCAGGCCCTGGAGGACGCCGTCGAGCTCACGAGTTCAGCCGCCTACACCACCGACACGGCCAGCGGACAGGTGCCGGTAGTGCGGGTGGACACGGCCCTGCGGCCCCTGCCCGCGGTGACCGGCAGGAGGCCCGCACCCGGTACCTGCTACGCGCGCGCCGACCTGCCTGACCTCCTGGCCGCGCACCGCCGCAGTGCCCAGGCCACCCTGTTTCTGCCCTCCTTCGACGAGCTCCACGTGGGCTACCAGGACCGTACCTGCCTGACCGACGCCGCCGGTGAGCGCCTGATCTGCCCCGCGTCCAACGGCATGTTCCGGCCCCTGCTGGTGGACCGGGGCAGGCTCGTGGCCGTGGCCCCGGTGGCCCAGGGGCTGACCTGGCTGGGCGGGTCCCCGCCGTCGGCCCGGGTGGAACGTGACGTAGCCCGGGCCCTGGAGCGTGTGCGCAGGCGCCTGGCCGCCTGA
- the rpsN gene encoding 30S ribosomal protein S14: protein MAKKSKIAAELRRQKVVARYAERRAELRRASVSPHLTQAERDAAMAALHALPRDASPTRLRNRDAVDGRPRGYLRVTGTSRVRFRQMALHGQLPGIVKSSW, encoded by the coding sequence ATGGCCAAGAAGTCCAAGATTGCCGCCGAGCTGCGGCGCCAGAAAGTGGTCGCCCGCTACGCCGAGCGACGGGCCGAGCTGAGGAGGGCCTCGGTCAGCCCCCACCTGACCCAGGCCGAGCGGGACGCGGCCATGGCCGCCCTGCACGCCCTGCCCCGCGACGCCTCCCCCACACGTCTGCGCAACCGCGACGCCGTGGACGGCCGACCCCGCGGCTACCTGCGGGTCACCGGCACCTCGCGGGTGCGCTTCCGCCAGATGGCGCTGCACGGCCAGCTCCCCGGCATCGTCAAGTCCTCCTGGTAG